The region AGATTTGAACCTACTTACCGAGGACGTAATCTCGTTAACGGAAGCACGCAATTTCTTGCCCGAAGTCAGAGGCCAAAAACGTCCGCATGTCAGTACCGTGTGGCGTTGGTCGCTCCGTGGTGTCGGTGGCGTGAAATTGGAGACTGTGAAAATCGGATCTCGAATCGTAACCAGCAAACAGGCAGTTACACGCTTC is a window of Stieleria sp. JC731 DNA encoding:
- a CDS encoding DUF1580 domain-containing protein; the encoded protein is MADLNLLTEDVISLTEARNFLPEVRGQKRPHVSTVWRWSLRGVGGVKLETVKIGSRIVTSKQAVTRFIAATTESR